The DNA segment GGAGTATCTAGAGGAGATCCGCGAGATGGGCGAGGGCTCGGTCCGCGACGGCGTCCTCCGGGGGATCTCGGAGGGCTACTTCCACCGCGAGATCCAGGACGCCTCCTACGAGTACCAGGAGCGCGTCGACCGCGGCGAGGAGGTCGTCGTCGGCGTCAACCGCTACACGATCGAGGAGGACACGAGCCCCGAGGTCCTCCACGTCGACGAGCAGGCCGCCGCCGAACGCCAGTTCGAGCGACTCGAGGAGGTCAAGGAGGAACGCGACGATAGCGCAGTCGAGACGTGTCTCTCGGAGCTGCAGTCGGCGGTCCGCGACGGGGAGAACGTGATGCCGTACGTCGTCGACGCGGTGAAGGCCTACGCGACGATGGGCGAGATCATGGACGTCTTCGAGGCCGAGCACGGCCGGTACCAGGAGACCGCCGGGCTGGCACGCTGATCGCGTGCGGACTCGACGGAAACGTATATCACGATTTGTGAGTAACTTCGAACCAGACCATGCACAAGCCACTGCTGACGACGGATTTTCTAGATCGTGCACGGAATCACTACGGCGATCAGGAGGCCGTCGTGGCGACGACGGGCGAGCGCTTCACCTACGAGGAGCTCGGCGACCGGGTCGACCGGCTCTCGGCGGCCCTCCAGGAGCGCGGCGTCGAGAAGGGCGACCGGGTGGCGGTGCTGGATCCGAACACCCACTATCACCTCGAGGCCGCCTACGCGATCATGCAGCTCGGAGCGATTCACACGCCGCTCAACTACCGCCTGGTGCCGGACGACTTCGAGTACATCCTCGACGACGCGGGCGTGACGGCGATCGTCGCCGACCACGAACACGCAGAGAAGGTCGAACCGATCCGCGAGTCGGTGCCGACCGAGCTCTACGTCTCGAACGACGCCGACGCCACGGAGGGCGACTGGGAGGACTACGAGGCGCTCATCGACCGCGAGGGCGAGTACGATCGCCCCGAGATGAGCGAGGACGACGTCATCACGATCAACTACACCTCGGGGACGACCGGCGATCCCAAGGGGGTGTGTCGGACCCACCGCGCGGAGACGATCCACGCCTATCTGGTCAGCACCCACCAGGAGATCCGCGACGACGACGTCTACCTCTGGACGCTGCCGATGTTCCACGTCAACGGCTGGGGCCACATCTACGCCATCACGGGCATGGGCGCGAGACACGTCTGTACCCGCGGGGTCGACGCCGAGGGGATCTTCGAGGCCATCCGCCAGGAGGACGTCTCGTACATGTGTGCGGCGCCGACGGTGCTCAACATGCTGAGCGACTACTACGACGAGCACGACCCCGAGACCATCGGCGCGAACCCCGTCCGGGTCGCGACCGCCGGTGCGGCGCCGCCCGAGGCGACCATCCGGGCCGTCGAGGACGAGTTCGGCTGGTATCTCAAACACGTCTACGGCGCGACCGAGACCGGCCCGCTGATCACGACCTCCGACTGTCGACGCCTCTTCGACGAGGACGCCTCGGAGCGGTTCTCGATCAAGAAACGCCAGGGACTGGGCTACCTCGGCACCGACGTGCGAGTGGTCGACGAGGACGGCGAGGACGTCCCCCGCGACGACGCCACCATCGGCGAGATCGTCGTCCGGGGCAACCAGGTGATGGACAGCTACTGGGAGAAGCCCGAGGCGACCGAGGAGGCGTTCAACGATCGGCTGGAGGGCTACTACCACACGGGCGATCTCGCCATGGTGGACGAACACGGGATGCTCTCGATCCAGGACCGGAAGAAGGACATCATCATCTCCGGCGGCGAGAACATCTCTACCATCGAGCTCGAGGACACGCTGTTCGACCACCCCGAGGTGGCCGACGCGGCGGTGATCCCCGCACCCAGCGAGAAGTGGGGTGAGACGCCGAAGGCGTTCATCGTACCCGCCAGCGGCGACCCCAACGACCCGGGCGTGACTCCCGAGGAGATCACGGAGTTCACCCGCGAGCGCCTGGCGGGCTACAAGGTCATCCACGAGGTCGAGTTCGTCAAAAACCTCCCCACGACGGCGACCGGCAAGACCCAGAAGTTCGAGCTCCGCGAGCGCGAGTGGGAGGACGAGGAGAGCATGGTGGGTCAAGGGTGAGTGCGGGTACCCGCCGTTTCGACACCGTGCCACGCCGCCGTGAGACGGGCGGCGCTACCGATACCTCACGGGTGGGGCCGTCGAACGCGCGGGACGTCGCCGGGACGCTCGGTACTCCCAGCGCACTGCCCGACGGTCAGTCCTCGGGGGCGACGTACATCACGAGAAGCAGGAGCACCCCGAACACGACCCCGATCGTGACCGCCCCGTAGACGGCGAGACCGATCGGGGTCGGCGGGATCGGTATCAGGCCGAACAGCGCGACCGACTGGAGGTCCTCGACGACGATCCCGAGGATGATCCCCATCACGGCGGCGAACGCGACCAGTCCGGCGTAGATGGCGACGACGACTCGACGACCCGGGACGCGACCGGCATCCTCGGCGACGGCGGATTCGTTCACGGGCGCGGTTAGGACGGCGAAGCGATGAGGCTTTCCCTCCTACGGCCGGAGCGTGTACATGCTCGACAGAGAGCTGACCGAAAAGGAGCTGCTGGCGCTCGTTCTCGGAGGCATCGCCGTGCTGATGGCGGTGACGGCGTTCTTCATCGTCGCGACGGGCTGAGACGGAAGAGAACGAGAACGGCTTCGTGACCGACTCCGACTACTCCTCGACGTCGTCCGCTCGACCGCCGTCGGTCATCGCCTCGGCCTCCTCGCCGCCGTCCGCGAGCCTCGTTTCGATCTTGCGCTCGAACCAGGTCCACTCGTTGGTCGTGAGCCCGTCCTCCTTGAGGTGCCACGGATCGCCGTTCTGGATGAGCGGCCCCTCGAGGTACGACTGGACCATGTTCCAGAGGAAGACGATACCGCCGATGAAGATGAGGAAGGCGCCGACGGTCGTGATCTGGTGGAGCGTGGCGAAGCCGGGCAGGTACTCCGCGTATCGCCGGGGCATGCCGCCGTAGCCCAGCAGGATCATGGCGAAGAACGTCACGTTCGTTCCGACGAACGAGAGCCAGAAGTGGATGAGTCCGAGCTTACGCTGGTACATCCGCCCCGTGACGAGCGGGAACCAGTAATAGACGCCCGCGAACAGCCCGAACGCGATCGCGCCCATCACGATGTAGTGGAAGTGACCGACCACGTAGTAGGTCGCGTGGAGGACCTTATCGACCGGGATGGAGGCGAGGAACACGCCGGTGACGCCGCCGATGATGAAGTTCGAGACGAACCCCAGACAGAACAGCATCGGTACGGTCGTCCGGAGGCGACCCGCCCATAGGGTGGTGATCCAGTTGAAGACCTTCACCGCACTGGGCACCGCGATGGCGAGCGACACCGCCATGAACGCCGACCGGATGCGGGGGTCGATGCCCGTGGTGAACATGTGGTGGGCCCAGACGCCAAAGGAGAGAACGCCGATCGCGAGCGTCGAGTAGACGACGAACTTGAATCCGAAGAGCTTCCGGCCCGCGAAGCGGGGCAGGATCAGGCTGATCAGCCCCATCGGCGGCAGTACGAGGATGTAGACCTCGGGA comes from the Halalkalicoccus sp. CG83 genome and includes:
- a CDS encoding DUF7520 family protein, whose product is MNESAVAEDAGRVPGRRVVVAIYAGLVAFAAVMGIILGIVVEDLQSVALFGLIPIPPTPIGLAVYGAVTIGVVFGVLLLLVMYVAPED
- a CDS encoding long-chain-fatty-acid--CoA ligase, coding for MHKPLLTTDFLDRARNHYGDQEAVVATTGERFTYEELGDRVDRLSAALQERGVEKGDRVAVLDPNTHYHLEAAYAIMQLGAIHTPLNYRLVPDDFEYILDDAGVTAIVADHEHAEKVEPIRESVPTELYVSNDADATEGDWEDYEALIDREGEYDRPEMSEDDVITINYTSGTTGDPKGVCRTHRAETIHAYLVSTHQEIRDDDVYLWTLPMFHVNGWGHIYAITGMGARHVCTRGVDAEGIFEAIRQEDVSYMCAAPTVLNMLSDYYDEHDPETIGANPVRVATAGAAPPEATIRAVEDEFGWYLKHVYGATETGPLITTSDCRRLFDEDASERFSIKKRQGLGYLGTDVRVVDEDGEDVPRDDATIGEIVVRGNQVMDSYWEKPEATEEAFNDRLEGYYHTGDLAMVDEHGMLSIQDRKKDIIISGGENISTIELEDTLFDHPEVADAAVIPAPSEKWGETPKAFIVPASGDPNDPGVTPEEITEFTRERLAGYKVIHEVEFVKNLPTTATGKTQKFELREREWEDEESMVGQG